In Entomomonas moraniae, one DNA window encodes the following:
- a CDS encoding LOG family protein, whose product MMNEHDNELNRHHSASSTELNKKIDELLNLALPSGAKEHALYKELFLAATRLVQAERSHWDTKIAKNALTEMEQGFTLLERFKRHRKVTVFGSARTPVTNPLYQQAKELGKLLADNGFIVITGAGNGIMAAAHEGAGENNALGFNIKLPFEQHANKTMRDSDALVTFQFFFIRKLFFVKETEAIVLCPGGFGTWDEAMEVLTLIQTGKTPLIPVIMLETHGSSYWKDAISYFEKHLKDEHYIVPSDMKLMKLVHTSEEATQEILQFYKNFNSSRWFKDTFALRLNHALTNDALSYINENFKDISGSQFTQQAYAESFKEDEFKHLTYLLFSFTGKLHGRLRELIDYINLPQNWSH is encoded by the coding sequence ATGATGAACGAACATGATAATGAGTTAAATAGGCACCACTCTGCCAGCTCAACAGAGCTTAATAAAAAAATTGACGAACTCCTTAACCTTGCATTACCGAGTGGTGCGAAGGAACATGCTCTTTATAAAGAACTTTTTTTAGCCGCTACCCGACTTGTCCAAGCTGAACGTAGCCATTGGGATACAAAAATAGCTAAAAATGCCCTCACCGAGATGGAGCAAGGTTTTACTTTGCTTGAACGCTTTAAACGGCATCGAAAAGTTACTGTTTTTGGATCAGCTCGTACACCAGTAACTAATCCACTTTATCAACAAGCAAAAGAGTTAGGAAAATTATTAGCTGATAATGGTTTTATTGTCATCACTGGTGCGGGTAATGGTATCATGGCCGCTGCCCACGAAGGGGCTGGCGAAAATAATGCTCTCGGCTTTAACATCAAGCTGCCTTTTGAGCAACATGCCAATAAAACCATGAGAGACAGCGATGCTCTGGTAACCTTCCAATTCTTTTTTATTCGCAAATTATTCTTTGTGAAAGAAACAGAAGCTATCGTATTATGCCCTGGTGGGTTTGGTACTTGGGATGAAGCAATGGAAGTTTTAACCCTTATTCAAACGGGAAAAACACCACTGATTCCCGTTATTATGCTAGAAACACATGGAAGCTCGTACTGGAAAGATGCTATCAGCTATTTTGAAAAACATTTAAAAGATGAACACTATATTGTGCCCAGTGATATGAAGCTCATGAAACTTGTACATACCTCAGAAGAGGCCACACAGGAAATATTGCAGTTTTATAAAAACTTTAACTCTAGCCGCTGGTTTAAAGACACATTCGCACTGAGATTAAACCATGCATTAACAAACGATGCATTATCCTATATTAATGAAAACTTCAAAGATATAAGTGGTAGCCAGTTTACACAGCAAGCGTATGCTGAGAGCTTTAAAGAGGATGAGTTTAAGCATCTTACTTACCTGCTCTTCTCTTTTACTGGTAAATTACATGGCCGACTAAGAGAGTTGATCGACTATATTAACTTACCTCAAAACTGGTCTCACTAA
- the proP gene encoding glycine betaine/L-proline transporter ProP — protein sequence MPVDLISPHNKELKINDITIIDNKKLKKAVAASALGNAMEWFDFGVYGFIAVTLGKVFFPETSGSTQILAALATFAVAFIIRPVGGIFFGLLGDKLGRQKILATTIIIMAISTFCIGLIPGYASIGIWAPILLLCCRLLQGFSTGGEYTGATIFIAEYSPDRKRGFMGSWLDFGSTAGFLVGAGLVTLITHLLGDEKMLEWGWRIPFLLAGPLGLIGLYLRSNIDETPAFEKMQEKQQSDAEHGISKISLKEIVTRHWQPLLICMGLVIVWNVTYYMLLTYMPSYLSSNLHYSESHGVILIIVIMICMLCVQPFIGLLSDKVGRKPLITIASFGLFFLAIPSFHLIMHDDVIYIFTGLMILGVLLSLLTGVMASTLPALFPTSIRYSALAISFNISVSLFCGTTPLIAQWLIEVTQNLMMPAYYLMIVAVIGFVAISFTKETANKPLRGATPAASDKAEAKELLQEHHDSIEAKVEDLTAQIDALTEKREQLIEQHPKLN from the coding sequence ATGCCAGTGGATTTAATATCACCCCACAATAAAGAATTAAAAATTAATGATATTACCATCATTGATAACAAAAAACTAAAGAAAGCAGTTGCCGCTTCGGCTCTTGGCAATGCAATGGAATGGTTCGATTTCGGTGTTTACGGCTTTATTGCTGTCACCCTTGGTAAAGTCTTCTTTCCCGAAACATCAGGTTCAACTCAAATATTAGCGGCACTGGCCACATTTGCTGTCGCATTTATTATTCGTCCTGTTGGTGGAATATTTTTCGGCCTGTTAGGGGATAAACTTGGTCGTCAAAAAATATTGGCAACCACCATTATTATTATGGCTATCAGTACCTTTTGTATAGGACTCATTCCTGGCTACGCAAGTATCGGCATTTGGGCACCCATATTGCTGCTTTGCTGCCGTCTTTTGCAAGGCTTCTCCACCGGTGGTGAATACACAGGAGCAACCATTTTCATCGCTGAATACTCTCCTGATCGTAAGCGTGGATTCATGGGAAGTTGGTTAGACTTTGGCTCTACCGCTGGTTTTTTAGTAGGGGCAGGTCTAGTTACACTGATTACACACCTTCTTGGTGATGAAAAAATGCTTGAATGGGGGTGGAGAATACCCTTCCTTCTTGCAGGCCCTCTTGGTCTGATAGGACTTTATCTAAGGAGTAATATTGACGAAACGCCTGCCTTTGAAAAAATGCAAGAAAAACAACAGTCAGATGCTGAGCATGGTATTAGTAAAATATCACTTAAAGAGATAGTTACTCGCCATTGGCAACCACTACTCATTTGTATGGGACTTGTGATTGTATGGAATGTGACCTACTACATGCTATTAACCTATATGCCAAGTTATTTAAGTAGTAACTTACATTACTCTGAAAGCCATGGAGTGATCTTAATTATTGTGATTATGATCTGTATGTTATGTGTACAGCCTTTTATTGGCTTACTGAGTGATAAAGTTGGTAGAAAACCACTGATTACCATTGCTTCGTTCGGTTTATTTTTCCTTGCGATCCCTAGTTTCCATCTCATTATGCATGATGATGTTATCTATATCTTTACAGGGCTTATGATACTTGGCGTACTCCTCAGTTTACTTACTGGCGTAATGGCTTCTACGTTACCTGCACTATTTCCTACAAGCATCCGTTATAGTGCATTAGCTATTTCATTTAATATTTCAGTTTCATTATTTTGTGGTACCACACCGCTCATTGCTCAATGGCTAATTGAAGTTACCCAAAATTTAATGATGCCTGCATATTACTTAATGATTGTTGCAGTGATTGGTTTTGTTGCTATCTCCTTTACAAAAGAAACAGCAAATAAACCTTTACGTGGAGCAACACCAGCTGCTTCTGATAAGGCTGAAGCTAAAGAACTTTTACAAGAGCATCATGATAGTATTGAAGCAAAAGTAGAAGATCTTACAGCACAAATTGACGCACTCACAGAAAAAAGAGAACAGCTCATCGAGCAACATCCTAAACTAAATTAG
- a CDS encoding DUF4166 domain-containing protein has translation MTTENKPSNLFAKLLGKQYEELPAAIKQFHDTPVHLWKGYVNATGSNNVLAKIIRTFMGFPKPGNNLPITVSVYYTDQGNERWSRSFGNKKFSSLLMIDKKNPQLMSESFGLIKQHYKLELADNWLCWRLQYCSLLGVKLPSFLSPKIIANEGIDEKGTYQFIAKAELPLIGILLEYRGFLNPVL, from the coding sequence ATGACAACAGAGAATAAGCCTTCTAATCTATTTGCAAAGCTATTGGGAAAGCAATATGAAGAACTCCCAGCAGCAATTAAACAATTTCATGATACCCCCGTCCATTTATGGAAGGGGTATGTTAATGCTACGGGCTCTAATAATGTTTTAGCCAAAATCATACGCACCTTTATGGGGTTTCCAAAACCAGGAAATAACCTACCGATTACTGTTAGTGTTTACTACACTGACCAAGGGAATGAACGTTGGAGTAGAAGCTTTGGTAATAAAAAATTTTCATCACTACTGATGATTGATAAAAAAAATCCTCAACTCATGAGCGAAAGCTTTGGCCTGATTAAGCAACATTATAAATTAGAGCTAGCTGATAATTGGCTGTGTTGGAGGCTCCAATACTGCTCGTTACTTGGTGTGAAACTGCCCTCTTTCTTGTCCCCTAAAATTATTGCCAATGAAGGGATTGATGAGAAAGGAACCTATCAATTTATTGCCAAGGCAGAACTTCCCTTGATTGGTATACTGCTCGAATACAGGGGCTTTTTAAATCCAGTCTTATAA
- the hslO gene encoding Hsp33 family molecular chaperone HslO, with translation MTKQDITQRFLFENLDAKGEFVSLEQSYHEVLKRHNYPPVVANLLGELLAASALLCGTLKFDGVLVLQVRSEGPLPLLMVECNSQREIRGIARYEEEQIDNNMSLNELMPNGILTLTVDPTQGKRYQGVVALEGDSLSTSLSNYFASSEQLPTFFWLCADGKKAGGMLIQSLPEEKQHDTEQRSATWQHLTTLANSLTTDEFLSTPHATILHRLYHEEDIRLFDAQPIKFQCSCSRSRSANALRSLGLDDALALIAEQNGHIMIDCQFCNQHYTFDKADVIQLFKDGSSEPPSETKH, from the coding sequence ATGACAAAACAAGACATAACCCAACGTTTTTTATTTGAAAACCTAGATGCCAAAGGTGAGTTTGTCTCCCTAGAGCAAAGTTACCACGAAGTACTAAAACGACACAACTATCCTCCCGTGGTTGCTAATTTGTTAGGTGAACTATTAGCCGCCAGCGCCCTTCTTTGTGGCACATTAAAGTTTGATGGGGTATTAGTATTACAAGTTCGCTCCGAAGGCCCACTGCCTTTATTAATGGTTGAGTGTAATAGCCAGCGAGAAATACGCGGTATAGCTCGTTATGAGGAAGAGCAAATCGATAACAACATGAGCTTGAACGAGTTAATGCCCAATGGTATTTTGACGCTAACCGTTGACCCTACCCAAGGAAAACGTTACCAAGGCGTTGTAGCACTCGAGGGAGACTCTCTTTCTACAAGTCTTTCTAACTACTTTGCAAGCTCAGAACAACTGCCTACCTTTTTTTGGCTGTGTGCTGATGGCAAAAAAGCAGGTGGAATGCTTATCCAGTCGCTTCCCGAAGAAAAGCAGCATGATACAGAGCAAAGGAGCGCAACATGGCAACACCTTACAACACTTGCAAACTCATTAACAACTGATGAGTTTTTATCAACACCTCATGCAACTATTCTACATCGTCTGTATCATGAAGAAGATATTCGTCTCTTTGATGCACAACCTATAAAATTTCAATGTAGCTGTTCACGCTCTAGATCAGCCAATGCATTACGTAGCCTAGGATTAGATGATGCTTTAGCTTTGATAGCAGAGCAAAATGGTCATATTATGATTGATTGCCAATTCTGTAACCAACACTATACGTTTGATAAGGCGGATGTCATTCAACTATTTAAGGATGGCAGCAGTGAACCTCCATCTGAAACGAAACACTAA
- a CDS encoding diacylglycerol kinase, whose protein sequence is MEKSPFKGTRGFKRVVNATGYSMCGLKTAFVNEAAFRSLLFLSIVLIPIALFLPVAPVEKAVMVAVCLLSLIIELFNSAIEAVVDRISLERHELSKNAKDLGSAAQFIGLWTIFIVWGIILIGHYI, encoded by the coding sequence ATGGAAAAATCCCCTTTTAAAGGAACACGTGGTTTCAAAAGAGTTGTGAATGCTACGGGGTATTCAATGTGTGGGCTTAAAACAGCCTTTGTTAATGAAGCTGCTTTTCGTTCGTTGCTTTTTTTAAGTATTGTTTTAATCCCAATAGCTCTTTTTCTACCCGTTGCACCTGTTGAAAAAGCAGTGATGGTTGCGGTTTGCTTGTTATCGTTGATTATTGAGTTATTCAATTCAGCGATTGAAGCGGTGGTGGACAGAATATCACTAGAGCGACATGAACTTTCTAAAAATGCTAAGGATTTAGGGAGTGCTGCGCAGTTTATAGGACTTTGGACAATTTTTATTGTTTGGGGAATTATTTTGATCGGTCATTATATTTGA
- a CDS encoding glutathione S-transferase N-terminal domain-containing protein gives MGTSPHFVCYSNPVDHYSHRVRLVLAEKDISITIKDIDSNHYPTSLAEQNPYATLPMLVERELTLYNSIVIMEYLEDRYPYPPLLPAYPSEKASKRLLIYRIQRDWCNLVDLLLDPKAKQTAQNSARKELRESLIGISAVFADKPYFLSNDFSLADCCLLPILWRLPLLGIEIPRAAKGLLVYMDRGFNRPSFKASLSEAELKMAGVNS, from the coding sequence ATGGGAACTTCGCCCCATTTTGTTTGTTATTCGAACCCTGTTGACCATTATTCACATCGTGTAAGATTGGTGTTAGCAGAAAAGGACATTAGCATAACAATAAAGGATATAGATTCGAATCATTACCCAACAAGTTTGGCAGAACAAAACCCTTATGCTACGTTGCCTATGTTGGTTGAACGTGAGTTAACCCTCTATAATTCCATCGTGATTATGGAGTACTTAGAGGATCGCTACCCTTATCCTCCATTATTACCAGCCTACCCAAGTGAAAAAGCCAGTAAACGTTTATTGATCTATCGTATCCAAAGAGACTGGTGTAATTTGGTTGATTTACTGTTAGATCCAAAAGCCAAACAAACGGCTCAAAATTCAGCGCGTAAAGAATTAAGAGAGAGCTTAATTGGTATATCAGCTGTTTTTGCAGATAAACCTTATTTTTTAAGCAATGATTTTTCTTTGGCTGACTGTTGTTTATTACCTATTTTATGGCGATTACCTTTATTGGGTATTGAAATACCGCGTGCAGCAAAAGGTTTATTAGTTTATATGGACAGAGGGTTTAACCGTCCAAGTTTTAAAGCCAGTTTGTCTGAGGCGGAGTTAAAAATGGCGGGAGTTAATTCATGA
- a CDS encoding ClpXP protease specificity-enhancing factor: MKSNRPYIIRALYEWILDNNCTPYILVDTNAPHVNVPSGFAEDGQIVLNLSPSAVKHLLMDNEAISFEARFAGVIQRPYAPIAAVKAIYAKENGYGMFFEDDPLLNQENEEPDNDPTNPDGSPSRGKPTLKVVK, translated from the coding sequence ATGAAGTCTAATCGTCCTTATATCATTCGTGCTTTGTATGAGTGGATCTTAGATAATAACTGTACGCCTTATATTTTAGTGGATACTAACGCCCCTCATGTAAATGTCCCCTCTGGGTTTGCCGAAGATGGGCAGATTGTTTTAAATCTTTCTCCTTCTGCGGTTAAACATCTATTGATGGACAATGAAGCGATTAGCTTTGAGGCTCGTTTTGCAGGTGTTATACAACGGCCTTATGCACCTATTGCTGCGGTTAAGGCAATTTATGCCAAAGAAAATGGCTATGGAATGTTTTTTGAAGATGATCCATTGCTTAACCAAGAGAATGAGGAGCCAGACAACGATCCAACCAATCCTGACGGTTCCCCTTCTAGAGGAAAGCCAACGCTAAAGGTTGTTAAATAG
- the pdxY gene encoding pyridoxal kinase PdxY codes for MKSVPQILTIQSHVVFGHAGNAAAVFPMQRLGVNVWPLNTVQFSNHTQYKQWKGLVLPPKQIIELTEGIDAIGELANCDAILSGYLGTAEQGREILEAVKHIKSLNPKAIYLCDPVMGHPEKGCVVAPEVSDFLLKEAVSAADYLSPNQLELDSFAGRTPTSLTDCVEMAKKLLTYGPKAIMVKHLNYPGKKPEHFEMLLVTEKETWHIQRPLLAFPKQPVGVGDLTSGIFLSRLVLGNTLLEAFEFCAAAVHEVLLETQKQGSYELELVAAQDRIAHPRIKFTANKL; via the coding sequence ATGAAATCTGTTCCGCAAATTCTGACCATTCAATCTCATGTAGTTTTTGGTCATGCGGGTAATGCGGCGGCCGTATTTCCAATGCAACGTCTAGGTGTTAACGTGTGGCCACTTAACACCGTACAATTCTCGAACCATACGCAGTATAAACAATGGAAAGGTTTAGTTCTTCCTCCCAAACAAATTATCGAGCTCACCGAGGGGATTGATGCTATTGGTGAGTTAGCTAACTGTGACGCCATTCTATCAGGCTATTTAGGAACAGCAGAACAAGGCAGAGAAATTCTAGAAGCGGTTAAACATATAAAGAGTTTAAACCCTAAAGCCATCTATCTATGCGACCCTGTGATGGGGCATCCTGAAAAAGGTTGTGTTGTAGCGCCAGAGGTCAGTGACTTTTTACTAAAAGAAGCTGTCTCTGCGGCTGACTATCTCTCCCCCAATCAACTAGAGTTGGACAGCTTTGCAGGACGTACGCCAACCTCTTTGACTGATTGTGTAGAGATGGCTAAAAAGCTATTAACTTATGGCCCCAAAGCGATTATGGTTAAGCACCTTAACTATCCTGGTAAAAAGCCAGAACACTTTGAAATGCTATTAGTGACAGAAAAAGAAACGTGGCATATACAGCGTCCGCTATTAGCCTTTCCTAAACAACCTGTAGGTGTAGGTGATTTAACATCAGGTATCTTCTTATCTCGTTTAGTATTAGGCAATACTCTACTCGAGGCCTTTGAGTTTTGTGCGGCAGCCGTGCATGAAGTATTACTAGAAACTCAAAAACAAGGAAGTTACGAATTAGAACTCGTCGCCGCTCAAGATAGAATAGCCCATCCACGAATTAAATTTACAGCGAATAAATTATAA
- a CDS encoding DMT family transporter, producing the protein MHTTSGRWLRGFLLALTTAILWGILPVTMKEVLKNMDAYTITWYRFTVAALCLFIYLYTKRKLPRPKTLGYKGIILLILATIGLLGNYITYVMGLELLTPGTAQLMMQAGPLLLIVASVIIFKESFNYLQMLAVVILLAGFLLFFNQRLVELFTSLGNYTLGVIILFFSAILWAGYGLCQKQLLVKWNSMQILLTIYILSSCILFPVSHPSSITHLSTVQLWLLIFSCANTIIAYGAFAEALAHWEASKVTATLTLAPLITFITATIGAIIWPAYVIADSLNIVAYLGAMVVVMGSALIALSPVLLKKIKERRKKTNYSQNS; encoded by the coding sequence ATGCATACAACATCAGGACGCTGGCTAAGAGGTTTTCTATTAGCTTTAACAACGGCTATTTTATGGGGAATTTTACCCGTTACCATGAAAGAAGTTCTAAAAAACATGGATGCTTATACCATTACATGGTATCGCTTCACGGTAGCCGCCTTGTGCTTATTTATCTATCTTTATACAAAAAGAAAGCTACCCCGACCAAAAACTTTAGGCTATAAGGGCATTATCTTATTAATATTAGCTACCATCGGTTTATTAGGTAATTATATTACTTATGTGATGGGTCTTGAGTTACTAACGCCAGGAACAGCCCAACTAATGATGCAGGCAGGACCACTGTTACTCATCGTGGCTAGCGTTATTATTTTCAAAGAATCCTTTAACTATCTACAAATGTTGGCTGTTGTCATTCTTCTTGCAGGTTTTTTGTTGTTTTTTAATCAACGGCTTGTAGAGCTATTTACCTCTTTGGGTAATTATACCCTTGGCGTCATTATTTTATTTTTTTCTGCCATTTTATGGGCAGGTTATGGGTTATGCCAAAAACAATTATTAGTAAAATGGAACTCTATGCAAATTTTACTGACAATTTATATTCTCAGTAGCTGTATTCTATTTCCTGTTAGCCATCCATCATCAATTACGCACCTCTCTACGGTACAGCTATGGCTTCTTATTTTTAGTTGTGCTAATACCATTATTGCTTATGGCGCTTTTGCAGAAGCACTCGCTCATTGGGAAGCTTCAAAAGTCACCGCCACATTAACACTTGCTCCTCTCATTACGTTCATTACCGCTACCATTGGTGCAATTATTTGGCCTGCCTATGTTATTGCAGATTCTTTAAATATCGTTGCTTATCTTGGCGCGATGGTGGTTGTCATGGGATCAGCACTTATTGCTTTATCTCCTGTATTGCTCAAAAAAATAAAGGAACGGCGCAAAAAAACTAACTATAGCCAGAACTCATAA
- the bamE gene encoding outer membrane protein assembly factor BamE domain-containing protein produces MSKKLTLLIGLTCFLFLTGCNKLTQENYNKLQMGMERSKVESIFGKPSDCQNIMSATSCNWSQGDANLKIQFVDNKVVTYFANNIK; encoded by the coding sequence ATGTCAAAGAAACTAACTCTATTAATTGGCTTAACTTGTTTTTTATTCTTAACGGGGTGTAATAAACTCACTCAAGAAAACTATAATAAATTACAAATGGGTATGGAACGCAGCAAAGTTGAATCTATTTTTGGTAAACCTTCCGATTGTCAAAATATTATGTCGGCAACGAGTTGTAATTGGAGCCAAGGGGACGCCAACCTAAAAATACAGTTTGTTGATAATAAAGTCGTTACCTATTTTGCTAATAATATAAAATAA